AAAATCATTAAACGGTATGGCTTTAGGCTTGTTTTCTTCTTTAATTATCGGTCTTATACTAAAGCAAATAGGTGAATTAATGAATATCCCTGTACTGATGTCTTTTGGGCAGATTGCTCAGTTTTTAATGGGGCCGGCTATAGGTGCTGGAGTAGCTTTTGCAGTAGGGGCACCTTCTCTAGGAATATTTGCTTCAATAGCTACAGGGGCTATTGGTGCAAATACCATATTCTTAACAGAAGCAGGAGCTTACAGTATAAAAACAGGTGAACCAGTGGGAGCTTTTGTTGCAGCCTTAATAGGGGCAGAGGTAGCAAAGCTAATCGTAGGAAAGACAAAGGTGGATATTGTTTTAATTCCTGCCCTTACAATTGTAGCGGGAGGACTAGCAGGGAACTTTATAGGCCCTGCGGTAGCAGCCATTATGACAGGTTTAGGGCAAATTATTAACAGTCTCACAGTGATTCATCCGATTCCTATGGGTATATTGGTAGCTGCTTTAATGGGGATGATTTTGACATTACCTATTAGTAGTGCTGCATTAGCTATATCCCTAGGTTTAGACGGTTTAGCAGCAGGAGCTGCTGTGGTGGGCTGTGCCACCCAAATGATCGGATTTGGTATAGCAAGTTATAGAGAAAATGGCTTTGGGGGATTTATTGCTCAAGGTTTAGGCACCAGTATGTTACAAGTACCTAATATTATAAAGAATCCTTTTATATGGATTCCGCCTACATTAGCTAGCGCCTTGTTGGGGCCTTTAGCTACCACGTTATTCTCTATGGAAAATAACAGCATAGGGGCTGGCATGGGCACCAGTGGTTTAGTAGGACAGTTTGGTACCTTTGCAAAAATGGTTACAGAGCAGGGTAATCCTTCCTCTGTTGTGCTAATAAAGGTAATAATTCTACATTTTATTCTTCCGGCAATATTGACACTTATTATTGCAGAGTATATGAGAAAAAAAGGATGGATTAAATTTGGAGATATGAAGCTAAATCAGTAAGTTTACAAACCCATTGCCTTTAAACCTGAGAATTTTTTAATGGATTTGTTATTTCCAATTGTTACAATACTTTCAAATGCTCTCACTTTATATGTTTGGTTTTCTCTCGAAATAATTAGGGAAATTTCATAAGTTGAGTTAGTAATTTGTAAAAATAAGATACCCATAGTATAATAAATAAAATACTATGGGATTTTGTTTTTTGAAAAGGAGGGGAAAACAGTGACAAAAAGTAAGAAAATCTTGATGCTTTCAATTCTTGCAGCTGTTTTTGTTTTTGTTGGTTTTTTCAATGAAATTATCAATTTTATTGTAAACTACCAATGGTTTAGTGAATTAGGCTATAATGAAGTTTTTTTAACAAAATTGAAAACACAGTTTCAATTAGGTATTCCTATATTTTTTATTTCTACACTATTTTATTATATTTATTTGATTATCTTGAAGAAGGATTACTATAAAAAAACCCAGACCTATGAAGCAGGGATAAGCGAAAAAAGGATTAATCAGATGATATTGATTCCATCAGTATTCCTGGGTTTTATCACTTCCACTTCTATTGCTGGAAAGCTGTGGCTGCGGCTTTTAATGTACTTTCATGCAGAAGGATTTGGTATAGTTGATCCTATATTTAGCAAAGATGTTTCTTTTTATATATTTAAACTACCAGTAATACAGCAGTTGTTAAGTACTATCATAGGGTTATTAGTAACTTTAGTTTTTATTACTTTTGCTTTTTATGCTGTAATGTTTTTTATAAAAAAACCCACCTATTATGCGTCAGAGGAAGAAATTAAGTGGAACAAAGGTATTTTAAAAAACTTTACAGATATAGCAGTCAAGCAATTAACCATGATTGGTGTCATCTTTTTTATGATTTTAGCAGCAAACCACTATTTAGCAGCCTATGATCTATTATATTCTTCAACAGGAGCTGTTTATGGGGCAGGATATACAGATATTCATGTGAGTTTGATTTTATATAGAATACAAATGGTGATTTCTCTATTATCAGCGATGGCATTGGTTTTCGGCTATTTTAAGAAATCATGGAAAAAAGCGTTACTGCTTCCCGCTGCGTTAGTGGTTGTCACGATAGTAGGAAATATAGCAGCGTTAGGGATAGAAAAGCTGGTAGTAGAGCCTAATGTTATTGCAAAAGAAACTCCCTATATACAAAATAATATTGAATATACAAGAAAGGCCTATGGACTTCAAGATGTTACTGTTAGGGAATTTAATGTAGAAAATAATTTAACAGCAGAAGACTTGGAGAATAATCAAGAAACCATTAAAAACATAAGAATCAATGACTATAGACCTACGATAGAGTCCTATAACCAACTACAAGCTATAAGACCTTACTATCGTTTTGTAGATGTAGATATTGATCGGTATGTAATTAATGGAGAATATAAGCAGGTTTTTTTAGCACCTAGAGAATTGGATCAAGACAGATTAAGTGAGAATGCTAGAACATGGGTGAATCAACATTTAAAATATACCCATGGTTATGGTGTGTCATTATCTCCTGTAAATGCTGTTACTAGTGAAGGGCAGCCAGAGCTTTTGATTAGAAATATACCGCCCGTAAGTAGTACTGATATAGAAATAGAAAGACCAGAAATTTACTTTGGAGAGCTAACAAATCAATATATTATCGTAAACACGAAGGAAAAAGAATTTGACTATCCATTAGGGGGAGATGCAAATGCAGAGACCATGTATGAAGGAAGGGCTGGAATTTCTTTAAGTGGCCTTAACCGATTGCTGTATACCCTTCATGAAAGAAGTTTAAAAATCTTAATCTCTAATAGTATTACATCGGATAGTAGAATTGTCCGAGATAGAAATATATTAGATAGGGTGAACAAGATAGCTCCTTTTATTCATTATGATGAAGATCCTTATATCGTCATTGATGAAGGAAGACTTTATTGGATTATAGACGGTTATACCATTACAAGTAATTATCCCTATGCCACTCCTTATATGGCAGGGAGAAATAATTATATTAGAAATGCTGTAAAGGTGGTAATTGATGCCTATGATGGAGATACACAGTATTATATATCAGATAATGATGATCCTGTTATTCAAACCTATAGGAATATTTTTCCACAACTTTTTAAGGATTTAGAAGAAATGCCAGAGGGATTAAAGGATCACATTCGTTATCCTCAAGTATTATTTGATATTCAAGCAGAGGTATATGAACTTTATCATGTTACTAATCCATCTATATTCTATACAGAAGAAGATGTGTGGAATATAGCTCAGGAAAAATATGCCGCAGGACAACAAAATGTAGAATCTCAATATATGATCATGAAATTACCAGGAAAGGAAAAAGAAGAATTTGTTTTATCCGTTCCTTATACCCCGAATAGAATGCCAAATATGACAGCTATATTAAAAGCTAGAAATGATGGGGAATATTATGGAGAGCTTATTCTTTATCGATTACCAAAAGATCAAAATATTTATGGTCCTATGCAAATAGAAAATAGAATTGATGGAGATTCACAAATATCTCAAAACCTAACCCTATGGGGAGAAGGTGGGTCTTCGGTTATTAGAGGAAATCTTTTAGTTATTCCTATAGAAGAATCTTTACTCTATGTAGAACCCCTCTATATAAGGGCTTCTACCCAAAATAGTCTTCCAGAGGTGAAAAAAGTTATTGTAGCTTATAAAGATCAAATTGTTATGGAAACAACCTTAGAAATTGCTTTGGAAAAGATATTTGGAACAACTGCTCCGAGAGAAACAACACCAGAAGTTCCATCAGAAACTCCTCAGTTAGAGAGCCCTTTAGATGATATCCAAAGCCTTATTCAAAGGGCCAACAAGGCGTTTGAAAATGCTAATCGTTCTTCTCAAGAAGGGAACTGGGCGGAATATGGAAAATATATTAAGGAGCTAGAAGAAATATTAAAGCAAATGAATGCTGAGATGAGTAATTAGAATAAAATGCACCCTTTTCAAAGGGTGCATTTATTTTAAATAAGAGCTCCTTTTTATGAAATCTAAAAACGAGTTCTTAATTGCTTTAATTCTTCCAGAGACATATCATCTAACCGTTGGGCTTTCCGAGCAAATTCTTGTCGTGTAATAATATTTTTTTCGATAAGTAGTTCAACCAAGGTGGCGATAGCTAAAGTATTTCTGTAATCAATATTTTTCATATCACTTATCTGCCCTATTAAATCCACATCATTTATTTTCTCCATATAAAATTCCCCCTAATCGTGTATTTTATTTAAAGTATTGACCTTTTGTGTAAATTTTTATACATAGAGAGGAAATAGAAGAATAGAATTTTTGTAATTTACCAATAATAAAATAACAATAGGATAAAAATTATTGAAAATAAGGAAAATCTATGATAAACTAATTTCAAAATGGGAATAAACATAAGGCAAGGAAAAGAAATAGTAAACAGGTAGCTTTTTTAGAGAGTCGGTGGTAGGTGAGAATCGATAAAGTCAACTGTTGAATCCCTCTTGGAGCTATATACTGAAATAGAGTAGGTATCATCGGTTTGCAACCGTTAAAAAGCAGTAGAGTGAATTAGTCTATACTAATTAACTAGGGTGGCAACACGGAAATAGAGCTTCCGTCCCTTTATGGGGATGGGGCTTTTTTAATTATATAGAGGAGGAAATTTATGTTAGATATTAAAAGAATAAGAACGGATTTAGATGATATAAAGGAAGCCATGGGTCGAAGAGGAGAAAAGGATTTCGATCTGGATCAGGTAGTGAAATTAGACGAAAAGAGAAGAGAAATTTTACAACAAGTGGAGCAAATGAAGAATCGTCAAAAAACAGTTTCTAAGGAAGTACCAAAGCTTAAAAAAGAAGGTAAAGATGCTACAGAGATTATGAATGAGATGAAGGAACTATCTAGTACGATTAAAGAATTAGATAATGAAGTAAAGGAAGTAGAGGATAAAATTAATTATTTGCTTTTAAGAATCCCTAATGTACCTCATCCTGATGTGCCTCAGGGGGATACAGATAATGATAATGTAGAGGTAAGGCAATGGGGAGAAATAAAAAACTTTGATTTTGAAATCAAGGCTCATTGGGATATAGGAGGAGACTTAGGCATACTAGATTTCGAAACTGCTTCTAAAATTACTGGTTCTAGATTTACCCTATACAAGGGTTTGGGAGCAAGATTAGAAAGAGCTCTGATTAACTTTATGTTAGATTTACATACGGCGGAACATGGCTATACAGAAGTCATGCCTCCTTTTATGGTAAACAGAGACAGTATGACAGGAACTGGGCAATTGCCAAAGTTTGAAGAAGATGTCTTTAAAGTACCACAAAAAGACTTCTTTTTAATCCCTACTGCTGAAGTCCCTGTTACTAATATTCATAGAGATGAAATTTTAAATGAGGAAGAGTTACCAGTATACTATGTAGCCTATACACCTTGTTTTCGTTCTGAGGCGGGGGCTGCTGGCAGAGATACAAGAGGTCTTATTAGACAGCATCAATTTAATAAAGTAGAGCTAGTAAAGTTCACAAAACCAGAAGAATCCTATGAAGAATTAGAAAAATTAACAAATAATGCAGAAAAGGTATTACAATTATTAGGAATCCCCTATAGGGTAGTAAAGATTTGCACGGGAGATTTAGGTTTCACAGCTGCATTTAAATACGATATTGAAGTTTGGATGCCTAGCTATGGTCGTTATGTAGAGATTTCTTCTTGTAGCAATTTCGAAGATTTTCAAGCAAGAAGAGCAAATATTCGTTACAGAACAAAGGGGAATAAAAAAGTAGAATTTGTCCATACTTTAAATGGTTCTGGTTTAGCAGTAGGAAGAACCTTGGCAGCAATTTTAGAGAATTTTCAACAACAGGATGGAACAGTGGTTATACCAGAGGTATTGAGAGGATACATGGGAAATATCAATAGGATATCAAAATAATGGAGAGGAAGTTTTTCCTCTGTCTCCATTGATTTTTTAAAAGTTATATGCTAAACTATGTTTTGTAGAAAAATTATATTTTTATAGCGTAATGATTTCAAACAAATAACTTTAATGATACATGTTGACCAAATGTTGACCGAATTGGGCAACATCTGGTCAACATGATATATTAAATAATATAGGTTTCCGTAGCTCAGTAGGATAGAGCAACTGCCTCCTAAGCAGTAGGCCGCTGGTTCGATTCCAGTCGGGAACACCATTTAAATAAAAAGAAAGTCTTGCAGAGATCATTTGCAGGGCTTTGTTTTTAGCAATAGGAATAATTCCTTTTATAAGATAGACTTATCCTGCAAATGCAAATTGCTTGTATTTTAGTAAGATTTGTAGTTGACCATCTATGTAATAATATTAAGGCAAAAATGGAATACTTTATATAGTAGAGAAAATGCAGTGAACTATAGACAAATTTCATAGAATAGGCTATAATAGTACAGTAAGTTTACAGGATTTATTTGTTTACAGTTCATAAGGTGGAGGCAAAGCGAGTGGATCAGTATTATATGAGGCTGGCTCTTGAAGAAGCTAAAAAAGCTTATGACAAAGGGGAAGTACCTATTGGTGCCGTTGTTGTAAGAAAAGGTGAAGTAATAGCCACAGGTTATAATTTGAGGGAAGCATTAAAGGAAGCCACCGCCCATGCAGAAATTATTGCCATTCGTAAAGCTTGTGAAAAAGCTGGGGGATGGAGATTGACAGAGAGTGCAATTTATGTTACAATAGAACCCTGTCCTATGTGTGCAGGTGCTATATTGCAAAGCAGGATTGATAGGGTTGTTATTGGAGCAATGGATTCTAAAGCAGGGGCTTGTGGATCTATAGTAAATCTTTTAGACAATAAAGCTTTTAATCATCAAGTAGAAATAGTAACAGGTGTATTAAAGGAAGAATGTTCTGATATCATGAAAAAGTTTTTTAGACAGTTAAGAAAAAAATAAAAATGGAGAGGTGTCCGAGTTGGCTAAGGGGCACGCCTGGAAAGCGTGTAAGGCCGAAAGGCCCCGCGGGTTCGAGTCCCGCTCTCTCCGCCATTAAAAAGTTTATAAGTTTGCTGTGCTAGACGGGGAGGTAGCGGTGTCCTGTAACCTGCAATCCGCTATAGCAGGGTTGAAGTCCTCTTAGAGGCACATTGGTTGTAGGGCTGGCTTAAGTAAGTGATGATGATAGTTGGGTCCTACGCAACGGAAAGTCATGAACCCCGCCAGGTCCGGAAGGAAGCAACGGTAAGTGATCCCTTTCGTGTGCCGTAGGGCAGCCTAATTTGAGTTAACTGCTTGGGTAACGCCTATGACGGTATGTCGAAGAGAGGTGCACAGCTTAAATTTTAAATATAAAACATGAGATAAAATCTCATGTTTTTTTAATAATATTTTTTAATAGTTTATTCTAGATCAATAGAAAAATTCAATAGCAGGTTGGGCACAATAGATTGAAGATAGGCATTTCAATTGATATACTTAAGTAGACACTAAAAAATCTAACAAAGATCAAGAGAATAGGATATCTTTTAAGTATTAATGTTAACATCTGTTTATATAAAAAATATTTGGAGGAATGAAAATGTTTAAAGAAGTCGATGCAAGAGGCATGAACTGTCCTCTACCAGTGATTAATACAAAAAAGGCACTAGAATCTATTAACACCGGTAAAATTACTACAATTGTTGACAATGAGGTAGCAAAGGAAAATGTATCAAAGCTAGCAAAAAGTTTAGATTTTAGGGTGAATATTCAAGAAAATCAAGGCACTTACTATATAGATATTTTTAAAGATCATGCTATTCAAGAAACCCCATCGCTGGACATGCAGTGCGATATAAATCCTAAAAAGGATCTGGTAATATTAATTTCTAAAGATCGATTAGGAGAAGGTTGCGAGGAATTAGGAAAAGTTTTGATGAAGGGTTATATCTATACACTAACAGAGGTAAATCCATTACCTAAGGCTATTTTATTCCTAAATAGTGGCGTTAATCTGGTGGTAGAAGGCTCAGAAGTTATACAACACTTAAGAAAACTAGAAGCTAACGGGGTAGAAATACTATCCTGTGGCACTTGTTTAGATTACTTTAAGGTAAAAAACAAATTAGTCGTTGGTGGCATTGGAAATATGTATACAATTGTTGAAAAACTTAACAACGCTAAAAACACATTGAAATTATAGCAGGGAGGACAACATGAAGATTCAAGAAATGTATGTGATTGTATTTGAATCAACACACTATGCAATAGCAGCAGAAAAACTACTAAAACAAAAAAAATATGAATTTGATACGATACCGACCCCAAGAGAAATTACTGCTAGCTGTGGGTTATCCATTATGTTTGATGAAACTTTACTAGGGTATATAAAAAAAGATATAATGGAAAGTAATATCAAAATAAAGGGCATTTATGAGATAAAAAAGACAGCTAATGAGAAAACGGTAAAACAAATTAATTAAGGAGAATTAAAAATGTTTTTATTTATTCATCGTGTTGAAACGTCTTTAAGAGAAACCTTTGAATTTTTGAGGAATCCAGAACAGCTTACAAAATTTTTGGGACTCTTTCTTAATATTATATTTATTTTAGTAATTGCTAAAATAAGTATAAGAATAATACACTCCATTGTAAATAAGTTCTTCCAATCCCAGAAAAATTTGAAATTTAAAGTGGATGCTGCTCGCATGGAGACACTGAAGGGTCTAATAAAAAGCATGGTGAAGTATGTTATCTATTTTATAGCCTTTACTTCTATTATAAAATCTTTTGGTGTAGAGGTTGGAGCACTAATTGCTACTGCTGGTATAGGAGGTTTGGCCTTTGGATTTGGAGCTCAAAATTTAGTTCGTGATGTCATTACAGGATTTTTTATTTTATTTGAAGATCAATTTTCTGTAGGGGATTATGTAGATATAGACGGTATTGGAGGTATTATTGAGGAAATGGCTCTAAGGGTTACAAAAATAAGGGACTTTAATGGAGACTTACACACCATCCCCAATGGAGAAATTAAAAAAGTAACAAATAAAAGCACAGGAAAGATGAGAGCATGGGTGAATATGTCTATTGCCTATGAAGAAGATATAGATTATGCTATAAAGGTATTGAATGAAGTTAGTGAAACATTGAAAAATGAAAACCCCAATATTGTAGAAGGACCTACTGTTTTGGGTGTAACAGATTTAGGTGATTCAGAAGTAGTTATATCAGTAATTGCTAAGACCGTGCCTATGGAGCAGTGGGCAGTGGAAAGATTAATGAGGAAAAACTTTAAGCAAGCCTTTGATAAACACGGTATAGAGATTCCCTATCCTAGGAGAGTTGTTATAAATAAGACGCCATAAAGATCAAAAGAAAGGTAGGTGTTGATAATATGCCTATGGACTTAAAGGTAGGAGATATAGTAGAGTTAAAAAAGCAGCATCCCTGCGGGAGTAACCATTTTGAAATTATACGGACAGGAGCGGATTTTAGAATTAAGTGTACAGGTTGCGAAAGGCAACTTTGGATAGCTAGGCCTAATTTAGAGAGAAG
The sequence above is drawn from the Clostridium formicaceticum genome and encodes:
- the serS gene encoding serine--tRNA ligase — translated: MLDIKRIRTDLDDIKEAMGRRGEKDFDLDQVVKLDEKRREILQQVEQMKNRQKTVSKEVPKLKKEGKDATEIMNEMKELSSTIKELDNEVKEVEDKINYLLLRIPNVPHPDVPQGDTDNDNVEVRQWGEIKNFDFEIKAHWDIGGDLGILDFETASKITGSRFTLYKGLGARLERALINFMLDLHTAEHGYTEVMPPFMVNRDSMTGTGQLPKFEEDVFKVPQKDFFLIPTAEVPVTNIHRDEILNEEELPVYYVAYTPCFRSEAGAAGRDTRGLIRQHQFNKVELVKFTKPEESYEELEKLTNNAEKVLQLLGIPYRVVKICTGDLGFTAAFKYDIEVWMPSYGRYVEISSCSNFEDFQARRANIRYRTKGNKKVEFVHTLNGSGLAVGRTLAAILENFQQQDGTVVIPEVLRGYMGNINRISK
- a CDS encoding PTS transporter subunit IIC; the encoded protein is MKINGERASIREYFTKSLNGMALGLFSSLIIGLILKQIGELMNIPVLMSFGQIAQFLMGPAIGAGVAFAVGAPSLGIFASIATGAIGANTIFLTEAGAYSIKTGEPVGAFVAALIGAEVAKLIVGKTKVDIVLIPALTIVAGGLAGNFIGPAVAAIMTGLGQIINSLTVIHPIPMGILVAALMGMILTLPISSAALAISLGLDGLAAGAAVVGCATQMIGFGIASYRENGFGGFIAQGLGTSMLQVPNIIKNPFIWIPPTLASALLGPLATTLFSMENNSIGAGMGTSGLVGQFGTFAKMVTEQGNPSSVVLIKVIILHFILPAILTLIIAEYMRKKGWIKFGDMKLNQ
- a CDS encoding DUF951 domain-containing protein, which translates into the protein MPMDLKVGDIVELKKQHPCGSNHFEIIRTGADFRIKCTGCERQLWIARPNLERRIKKVTSKSE
- a CDS encoding DUF3343 domain-containing protein translates to MKIQEMYVIVFESTHYAIAAEKLLKQKKYEFDTIPTPREITASCGLSIMFDETLLGYIKKDIMESNIKIKGIYEIKKTANEKTVKQIN
- a CDS encoding UPF0182 family protein — encoded protein: MTKSKKILMLSILAAVFVFVGFFNEIINFIVNYQWFSELGYNEVFLTKLKTQFQLGIPIFFISTLFYYIYLIILKKDYYKKTQTYEAGISEKRINQMILIPSVFLGFITSTSIAGKLWLRLLMYFHAEGFGIVDPIFSKDVSFYIFKLPVIQQLLSTIIGLLVTLVFITFAFYAVMFFIKKPTYYASEEEIKWNKGILKNFTDIAVKQLTMIGVIFFMILAANHYLAAYDLLYSSTGAVYGAGYTDIHVSLILYRIQMVISLLSAMALVFGYFKKSWKKALLLPAALVVVTIVGNIAALGIEKLVVEPNVIAKETPYIQNNIEYTRKAYGLQDVTVREFNVENNLTAEDLENNQETIKNIRINDYRPTIESYNQLQAIRPYYRFVDVDIDRYVINGEYKQVFLAPRELDQDRLSENARTWVNQHLKYTHGYGVSLSPVNAVTSEGQPELLIRNIPPVSSTDIEIERPEIYFGELTNQYIIVNTKEKEFDYPLGGDANAETMYEGRAGISLSGLNRLLYTLHERSLKILISNSITSDSRIVRDRNILDRVNKIAPFIHYDEDPYIVIDEGRLYWIIDGYTITSNYPYATPYMAGRNNYIRNAVKVVIDAYDGDTQYYISDNDDPVIQTYRNIFPQLFKDLEEMPEGLKDHIRYPQVLFDIQAEVYELYHVTNPSIFYTEEDVWNIAQEKYAAGQQNVESQYMIMKLPGKEKEEFVLSVPYTPNRMPNMTAILKARNDGEYYGELILYRLPKDQNIYGPMQIENRIDGDSQISQNLTLWGEGGSSVIRGNLLVIPIEESLLYVEPLYIRASTQNSLPEVKKVIVAYKDQIVMETTLEIALEKIFGTTAPRETTPEVPSETPQLESPLDDIQSLIQRANKAFENANRSSQEGNWAEYGKYIKELEEILKQMNAEMSN
- the tadA gene encoding tRNA adenosine(34) deaminase TadA, with the protein product MDQYYMRLALEEAKKAYDKGEVPIGAVVVRKGEVIATGYNLREALKEATAHAEIIAIRKACEKAGGWRLTESAIYVTIEPCPMCAGAILQSRIDRVVIGAMDSKAGACGSIVNLLDNKAFNHQVEIVTGVLKEECSDIMKKFFRQLRKK
- a CDS encoding mechanosensitive ion channel family protein; the protein is MFLFIHRVETSLRETFEFLRNPEQLTKFLGLFLNIIFILVIAKISIRIIHSIVNKFFQSQKNLKFKVDAARMETLKGLIKSMVKYVIYFIAFTSIIKSFGVEVGALIATAGIGGLAFGFGAQNLVRDVITGFFILFEDQFSVGDYVDIDGIGGIIEEMALRVTKIRDFNGDLHTIPNGEIKKVTNKSTGKMRAWVNMSIAYEEDIDYAIKVLNEVSETLKNENPNIVEGPTVLGVTDLGDSEVVISVIAKTVPMEQWAVERLMRKNFKQAFDKHGIEIPYPRRVVINKTP
- the yedF gene encoding sulfurtransferase-like selenium metabolism protein YedF, with product MFKEVDARGMNCPLPVINTKKALESINTGKITTIVDNEVAKENVSKLAKSLDFRVNIQENQGTYYIDIFKDHAIQETPSLDMQCDINPKKDLVILISKDRLGEGCEELGKVLMKGYIYTLTEVNPLPKAILFLNSGVNLVVEGSEVIQHLRKLEANGVEILSCGTCLDYFKVKNKLVVGGIGNMYTIVEKLNNAKNTLKL